In Hyperolius riggenbachi isolate aHypRig1 chromosome 10, aHypRig1.pri, whole genome shotgun sequence, a genomic segment contains:
- the LOC137534519 gene encoding uncharacterized protein isoform X1, giving the protein MPKCVVKGCPHGTGMKSEFPDIILHQFPRDIDAIKRWLTAGGLDEESMENMALEISLDKQAKRFRMCSAHFSTDAYRNGSKQKLWPHAIPTLMPEDSTMSVLRIPRKSRQSSKTSTGLPKRCSCTCHSYRKSYVDASSQTDKNDFSPLAAEESYSLAASYKDIYNDHRYDLNAPYVVDDIRSSTPNHLSAASCRDIDKDSGTSPSNDLSDHLSIITYNDIYRDHGNDVAHCLDFLEVAKRSSPATYKHKYRTGKHRYPSSFFKDATRAIPNQLSIAGQLWNVRSACTSSVTNTTSLQPCQTAENEEMSFNAKSHPVRSSLWFSLLTDFQDLGADMHIEAPPSPVILESKMEMLTSLSETSSVDEPMITPLSETSSIDEPIYKKRKTPSDASYAPNLGELSDSDYSDSELDPSDVPDGITKGEQNVVMERKFIVFESCLDELLQNLHCKVDCCFERLTKFNKRMVGTLLKVSATCAGGHNFLLWQSQPHIQGRAAGNLLLASAIACSGSTFKKVKEMFDLMNINIFSAQCFSNYQSGVIFGAIDHNWLLEKERVSSIIGHKPLYLIGDGQCNSPGYNAKYCVYTMMDMQTSLILDFEAVQVSQTTSSVAMEKLGFKTCVDRIREEKYDVHMIGTDSHPGIKKIMRSDYNDINHQFDLWHYSKSIKKKLLNASRPAGCEIILDWIGPILNHFYWCSRTCKGNIEVFRDRWHGVLNHVCNIHQWRNGDVEIGCKHGKLTVGDGSRPWLSKPSLAYIALRDVILCRQIDRDLKHLVFYCRTRALETFHSIVLKYRSKQYNYRMNSMEARTKLAILSYNRNTNRPQAVLKTSTRAPAGTPQTRLEYSRLRKKWYVRKMYEPVNNEHIKTIMMDAVNVAKGVLKPEWQSKEEKLPKNVATVERPDKSAAIAQHRSRFCTTADCVMISEN; this is encoded by the coding sequence ATGCCTAAGTGTGTAGTTAAAGGTTGTCCCCATGGCACGGGCATGAAATCGGAGTTTCCTGATATAATCCTTCATCAGTTTCCAAGAGACATAGATGCCATAAAGCGATGGCTGACGGCCGGAGGTCTAGATGAAGAATCTATGGAGAACATGGCCCTGGAAATATCGTTGGATAAACAAGCAAAAAGGTTTAGGATGTGTTCTGCACACTTTTCCACAGATGCCTACCGTAATGGCTCTAAACAAAAACTGTGGCCTCATGCTATTCCTACTCTGATGCCCGAGGACAGTACGATGAGTGTTTTAAGGATTCCAAGAAAATCACGGCAGTCGTCCAAGACCTCCACAGGTTTGCCTAAACGTTGTTCCTGCACCTGCCATTCGTACAGAAAGTCTTATGTGGATGCATCCTCCCAAACAGATAAAAATGATTTCTCACCTTTAGCTGCAGAGGAATCCTATTCATTGGCGGCAAGTTACAAAGACATATATAATGATCATAGATATGATTTAAATGCTCCATATGTTGTGGATGATATTAGAAGCTCCACACCTAATCACCTTTCTGCTGCAAGCTGCAGAGACATAGACAAAGACAGTGGGACCTCTCCCTCCAATGACCTTTCTGATCACCTTTCCATTATAACTTACAATGACATATACAGAGATCATGGGAATGATGTTGCACATTGTTTAGACTTTTTAGAAGTTGCTAAGAGGTCTTCTCCTGCAACTTACAAACACAAATATAGAACTGGTAAACACAGATATCCTTCATCCTTTTTCAAAGATGCTACTAGAGCTATACCGAATCAGCTCTCCATTGCAGGCCAGCTTTGGAATGTTAGGTCGGCCTGTACATCCTCTGTTACCAATACAACGTCACTTCAGCCATGTCAAACTGCTGAGAACGAGGAGATGAGTTTTAATGCTAAATCACACCCAGTGAGGTCATCTCTATGGTTTTCACTATTAACCGATTTCCAGGACCTGGGAGCTGATATGCATATTGAGGCACCGCCTTCACCGGTCATACTGGAATCTAAAATGGAAATGTTAACTTCTCTCTCTGAAACTTCATCAGTGGATGAACCAATGATAACTCCTCTCTCTGAAACCTCATCAATAGATGAACCAATctataaaaagagaaaaacaccTTCTGATGCTTCCTATGCACCTAACCTAGGTGAACTAAGTGACTCTGACTATTCAGACTCAGAACTGGATCCTTCAGATGTGCCGGATGGAATTACCAAGGGTGAGCAGAATGTGGTTATGGAACGCAAATTCATTGTTTTTGAATCTTGCCTCGATGAGCTTTTACAGAACCTTCACTGTAAAGTAGATTGCTGTTTTGAAAGATTAACAAAATTCAATAAGAGAATGGTGGGAACACTTTTAAAAGTCTCTGCGACCTGTGCAGGTGGCCATAACTTTCTTCTGTGGCAAAGTCAGCCACACATCCAGGGTAGAGCAGCAGGAAACCTACTACTGGCATCTGCCATTGCTTGCAGCGGTTCAACAtttaaaaaagtaaaagaaaTGTTTGATCTGATGAATATAAACATTTTTAGCGCCCAGTGTTTTTCTAACTATCAAAGCGGAGTCATTTTTGGAGCAATAGATCACAACTGGCTTCTAGAAAAAGAGCGAGTGTCCTCGATAATTGGCCATAAACCACTGTATTTGATTGGCGATGGCCAGTGCAACAGCCCTGGCTATAATGCTAAATATTGCGTGTATACCATGATGGATATGCAGACTTCCCTCATCCTGGACTTTGAGGCTGTACAAGTGTCTCAGACCACGTCCTCCGTAGCGATGGAAAAGCTTGGGTTTAAAACATGTGTTGATCGAATTAGAGAAGAGAAATATGATGTTCATATGATCGGGACCGACAGTCACCCAggcattaaaaaaataatgagATCTGATTACAACGACATCAACCATCAGTTTGACTTATGGCACTACAGCAAGTCTATCAAGAAAAAATTACTAAATGCCTCAAGACCTGCTGGCTGTGAAatcattctggactggataggcccCATTCTTAATCACTTTTATTGGTGCAGCAGGACATGTAAGGGCAACATTGAGGTGTTTCGTGATCGCTGGCATGGCGTTTTAAACCATGTGTGCAACATTCATCAGTGGAGGAATGGAGATGTGGAAATTGGATGTAAACACGGAAAATTGACTGTTGGTGATGGTAGTCGACCCTGGCTTAGCAAACCAAGTCTGGCTTACATAGCACTTCGAGATGTCATCCTCTGTCGACAGATAGACAGGGATTTGAAACATCTAGTTTTTTATTGCCGTACGAGAGCACTTGAGACATTTCACAGCATCGTGTTAAAGTACAGAAGCAAACAATATAACTATCGAATGAATTCTATGGAGGCTAGAACCAAGTTAGCAATCTTATCTTATAATAGAAATACAAATCGTCCTCAGGCTGTTTTGAAGACATCGACAAGGGCTCCAGCTGGAACTCCGCAAACAAGACTAGAATACTCCAGATTACGAAAAAAATGGTACGTGCGTAAAATGTATGAGCCAGTGAACAATGAACATATCAAAACCATAATGATGGACGCTGTCAATGTGGCCAAAGGTGTTCTAAAACCAGAATGGCAGTCCAAAGAAGAGAAATTGCCTAAAAATGTTGCAACTGTTGAAAGACCAGACAAGTCTGCCGCCATTGCACAACATCGTTCAAGGTTTTGTACTACCGCAGATTGTGTCATGATTTCTGAAAACTAG